The sequence below is a genomic window from Clostridium putrefaciens.
GTGGATTATTTTGATCCATGAACTGAGAAAGTTGAGAACTTCCAAAGAACTCCTTTGTAGCTGCTGAAACTGGTCTTATATTTATAAGAGCCTGAGGAGTTATTCCTTCTGGATCTTGTATAGTCATTCTCTCTTTTACTACTCTTTCCATTCTTGAAAGACCTATTCTGAATTGATTTTGCAACAATTCACCTACTGATCTTAGTCTTCTGTTACCAAGATGGTCTATATCATCTACATTTCCTATGCCATATAAAAGCCCTATCTGATAGCTTATAGTAGCATACATATCGTCTTTAATTATATGCTTAGGTATAAGTCTATGTATGTTCTTTTTAATTTCTTCTTTAATTGCACTTTCTTCTGTATAATTATTTAATATTTCTCTTAAAGTAGGATAATGAACATATTCGCGTATGTTTAAATCCGCAATATCAAAAGGCAATTGTTTATTTATATTAACAAAGTTATTACCTGCAACTCTTACTACTTTATCATCAACAATTATATCTACTAGATTTATACCACTATCTTGAATTGCTAAAGCATTTTCTCTGTCTATCTTTTCACCTTTTTGAACAAAGATTTCTCCTGTTTCTGGATGAACTATATCTAATGCCGATATTTGGTTTGCAATTCTTAAGTTTAGTGCTAATTTCTTATTGAATTTATATCTACCTACCTTTGATAAGTCGTAGCGTTTTGCATCAAAAAACAATGAATCTATTAAACTCATTGCACTATCAACAGTAGGTGGTTCACCTGGTCTTAATCTTTTGTATATTTCTAACAGGCCTTCTTCTCTTGTTTTAGTATTATCTTTTTCTATAGTAGCCTTTAATCTTTCATCATCACCAAAGTAATCCATTATTTGTTGATCACTTGCAAATCCCATAGCTCTTGCTATAACACTAATCGGAAGCTTTCTAGTCTTATCTATTCTTACGTAAATTATATCATTTGAATCTGTTTCATATTCTAACCATGCACCCCTATTAGGTATTACAGTAGCTGAATATAACTTCTTTCCATTTTTATCTACAGAATAATTATAATATACCCCTGGTGATCTTACCAATTGGCTTACAATTACTCTTTCAGCACCATTTATAATGAAAGTTCCTTGTTCTGTCATTAAAGGAAAATCTCCCATAAATACTTCTTGTTCTTTAATTTCACCTGTTTCTTTGTTTTGAAGCCTTACTTTTACTTTTAATGGAGCCGCATAAGTTGAGTCTCTTTCTTTACACTCTTCAACAGAATACTTAATATTATCCATATCAAGTTTATAGCCAATAAATTCAAGGACAAGATTACCTGTATAGTTTGATATAGGACTTATGTCATTAAATACTTCTTGAAGTCCCTCATCTAAAAACCACTGATAGGAATCTAACTGTACCTCTATTAAATTAGGCATATCTATTATGTCTTTAACTCTAGCAAAGCTCATTCTTGTTCTTTTGCCGACTTGGATAGGATGTACCATTAGCTTTTCACCCCTTGTATAAACTAAAATAACCAAAAACATACTATCCCTAAGGACTTTTGCTTCTGGATTGCACAGACATTATCATATTAGTATAACCAGTTATGTCAAAAAAAATCATTATATTGTAAATTTTTGAACATACTATTATTGGGGTGTCTTCCCCCTGAATATCGTTAATTATACTTTTCCCTATAATTAACGGTACATTAAGTAATAGTATCACAATAAATATTTCACGTCAACAGGTATACTTTAAAAAAGAGACACTTTAATTAAAAAGTGTCTCTTTTATGTATAGATACTACTTAACTTCTATTGTAGCTCCAACTGCTGAAAGTTTAGTCTTGATTTCTTCTGCTTCTTCTTTTGAAACGCCTTCTTTTATTGCTTTAGGAGCTCCATCTACAACTTCTTTAGCTTCTTTTAAGCCAAGTCCTGTTATTTCTCTAACTGCTTTTATAACTTTGATTTTTTCTGATCCAACACTTGCTAGTATTACATCAAATTCAGTTTTTTCTTCTGCTGCTGCTGCTGGTGCTCCACCTGCTGCTGCTGCTGGAGCTGCTGCGCTAACTCCAAATTCCTCTTCACAAGATTTAACTAACTCGTTTAATTCTAATACACTCATATCTTTTATAGCTTGAATTATTTCTTCTCTTGTCATTTAAATACACCTCCGAATTTTCTATTAACAATATTTTATTAATTTTAAGATTAAATTACTCTGCTGCTTGATTTTCTTTGTCTTCTTTAATTGCATTTAACACGTATGCTAAATTTGATAAAGGAGCCTTGAAACTTCCAAGAAGTTTTGCAATAAGAACTTCTTTTGGTGGTATTGCTGCAAGTTGTTTAACTTTCTCAGCGTCATATATATCACCTTGAACAATACCAGCTTTTAATTCTATCTTTTTATGTGTCTTAGCAAAATCACTAAGTATTCTAGCTGGAACAGTTACATCTTCATACCCAAAAGCTATGGATACAGGACCTTCTAAGAATTCTGTTATTCCTTCTAATCCTAATTCCTTTGCTGCAAGAGTAACTAACTTGTTTTTGTAAACTTTGTATTCTACTCCAGAAGCTCTTAACTTTTGTCTAAGTTCTGTATCTTCTTCAACTGTAAGTCCTTGATAGTCAGAAAGTATCACCGATTGTGCTTTTTCTAATTTCTCTTTTATTTCAGAAACTTTAGCTTCTTTTAATTGCCTATTCTTATTCACTGTGTGTCCACCTCCTCACAGTTTTCACTGCTTTTTTAAAATAACAAAGGTCCTCTCGCAGACGTGAGAAGACCTATAATTATATCTTATTACGGGGCCCTCGGCAGGTAGTTAAACTATTATGCTCTCGCACCTACTGTCTACGGAATACTTTATTTAATTTTCAACAAATGAAATTATACTAAAGATATCGACACTTGTCAATATTATTCTAATACTTTTGTTGGATTTACTTTTACTCCAGGTCCCATTGTGCTGGAAACTGATACTGATTTAATATATTGTCCCTTTGCTGCTGATGGTTTTGCTTTTACTAAAGCTTCCATCAACGCGTGGAAGTTTTCAGCTAACTTTTCATTTCCAAAAGATTTTTTTCCTACTGGAACGTGAACTATAGAAGTCTTATCTACTCTATATTCAACTTTACCAGCTTTAATCTCTTGAACTGCCTTTTGAACATCAAATGTAACTGTTCCTGATTTTGGATTTGGCATTAAACCCTTAGGTCCAAGCACTCTTCCTAATCTACCTACAACACCCATCATATCTGGAGTTGCAACAACTACATCATAGTCAAACCAGTTTTCTTTTTGGATCTTTTCTAATAAATCTTCCGCTCCTACAAATTCTGCACCAGCAGCCTTAGCTTCATTAGCTTTTTCACCCTTAGCGAAAACTAAAACTCTAACTTGCTTACCAGTTCCGTGTGGAAGTACTACCGCACCTCTTACTTGTTGGTCAGCATGTCTTGGATCTACTCCAAGTCTTACGTGTAATTCTATTGTCTCATCAAATTTTGCTTTAGCTGTTTTTAAAGTCAAATCTACAGCTTCCTTTGGTGTGTATAAAGCGTTTCTATCTATAAGTTTTGAACTCTCTATATAGTTCTTTCCTATCTTTCCCATTGTTATGCCTCCTTTGTGGTACTAACGGTCTTAGCCTCCCACTAATTTACGATAATTAACCTTCTACAACTATTCCCATACTTCTTGCAGTTCCTTCAATCATGCTTATAGCTGTTTCTAAAGATGCTGCATTTAAATCAGGCATTTTAGTTTCTGCTATTTGCTTAACTTGTTCACTTGTTACTGTACCAACTTTAGTGTTATTTGGCACTCCTGATCCACTTTCAAGTCCAGCTGCTTTC
It includes:
- the rplL gene encoding 50S ribosomal protein L7/L12, which encodes MTREEIIQAIKDMSVLELNELVKSCEEEFGVSAAAPAAAAGGAPAAAAEEKTEFDVILASVGSEKIKVIKAVREITGLGLKEAKEVVDGAPKAIKEGVSKEEAEEIKTKLSAVGATIEVK
- the rplJ gene encoding 50S ribosomal protein L10, translating into MNKNRQLKEAKVSEIKEKLEKAQSVILSDYQGLTVEEDTELRQKLRASGVEYKVYKNKLVTLAAKELGLEGITEFLEGPVSIAFGYEDVTVPARILSDFAKTHKKIELKAGIVQGDIYDAEKVKQLAAIPPKEVLIAKLLGSFKAPLSNLAYVLNAIKEDKENQAAE
- the rplA gene encoding 50S ribosomal protein L1, which gives rise to MGKNYIESSKLIDRNALYTPKEAVDLTLKTAKAKFDETIELHVRLGVDPRHADQQVRGAVVLPHGTGKQVRVLVFAKGEKANEAKAAGAEFVGAEDLLEKIQKENWFDYDVVVATPDMMGVVGRLGRVLGPKGLMPNPKSGTVTFDVQKAVQEIKAGKVEYRVDKTSIVHVPVGKKSFGNEKLAENFHALMEALVKAKPSAAKGQYIKSVSVSSTMGPGVKVNPTKVLE